In a genomic window of Ipomoea triloba cultivar NCNSP0323 chromosome 3, ASM357664v1:
- the LOC116013619 gene encoding putative inactive cadmium/zinc-transporting ATPase HMA3 isoform X2, producing MTAAGNTKNTTTTKHLTKTYLDVLGICCTSEVPMIEKILKPLDGVKEVSVIVPSKTVIVVHDSLLISDHQIVRALNKARLEASVRVNGGKQQRIKWPSPFAICCGILLLFSFLKYIYEPLKWLAVVSAVVGAIPITLKAFASLRNLNIDINILMLIAVVGSLILRDYWEAATIVFLFTISEWLQSTATHQAKDVMSSLVNVVPQKALLAETGEQVNANEVKLNSIVAVKAGEVIPIDGIVVDGECEVDEKTLTGESFPVTKQKHSTVWAATINLNGYINIKTTAVAKDCVVARMAKLVEEAQTNKSKTQRYIDQIAKYYTPAVVAICIALAILPSVLKLHNRNQWYHLALVALVSACPCALVLSTPVAMYCALSKAATSGLLFKGTDYLETLAKVRIMAFDKTGTLTRGQFSVTQFNTFLQHVDHNTLLYWVSSIEGKSSHPMATALTDYAYLHSVTPKPERVEQFQNFPGEGIYGRIDGMEIFIGNKKISSRAQCTTELDGDGYEGKSISYIFLGSSPAGIFSLADVCRTGAKEALGELKLMGIKTIMLTGDCYAAAVHVQDQLGGALEAFHAELLPEGKAKLIKEFKKEGATAMTGDGLNDAPALATADVGLSMGVSGSALAMETGHVILTSNDLGRIPKAIKLARRVRRKIIENVIVSITIKAAILAVAISGHPFVWAAVFADVGSCLIVIFNSLLLLRGQRAPHSHSHTHHKHGHKCCSSSSTKSSSSSVVSQHTHQHHCKSSHTESQQCPESTDKKGCHSEDNPHSQMVAMGTQDIESGRDHGHDCSNHHQHEHDKHHHQQQQQQHSNHHEHEHDEHHHHHHHHHVKGVEKREIGGCCKSFRSECCGKSSHHHGSNFGGILPEIVVE from the exons ATGACTGCAGCTGGCAACACCAAAAACACTACCACAACAAAACATCTCACCAAGACATACTTAGATGTTCTGGGGATTTGTTGCACGTCCGAGGTTCCTATGATAGAGAAGATCCTTAAGCCTCTCGACGGAGTAAAAGAGGTTTCTGTCATCGTCCCCTCCAAGACTGTCATTGTTGTCCATGACTCTCTCCTCATCTCAGACCACCAGATTG TGAGGGCATTAAACAAAGCAAGGTTGGAGGCAAGTGTAAGAGTGAATGGTGGGAAGCAACAGAGGATAAAGTGGCCAAGCCCCTTTGCCATTTGCTGTGGAATTTTGCTGCTTTTCTCCTTCCTAAAGTACATTTATGAGCCGCTCAAATGGCTTGCTGTTGTGTCTGCTGTGGTGGGTGCAATTCCAATCACTCTGAAGGCTTTCGCCTCACTTCGGAATCTCAATATTGATATCAACATTCTCATGCTAATTGCAG TTGTAGGATCTCTTATTCTACGTGATTACTGGGAAGCTGCGACCATTGTGTTCTTATTCACCATTTCAGAATGGCTCCAGTCCACTGCCACTCACCAG gcaaagGATGTTATGTCATCACTGGTGAATGTAGTCCCTCAAAAGGCGTTGCTAGCTGAAACTGGGGAACAAGTGAATGCTAATGAGGTGAAGTTGAACAGCATTGTTGCAGTTAAGGCTGGTGAAGTGATACCCATTGATGGGATTGTTGTGGATGGGGAATGCGAAGTGGATGAGAAAACACTCACTGGGGAATCATTTCCTGTTACAAAGCAAAAACACTCTACAGTTTGGGCTGCCACAATAAATCTCAATG GGTACATTAACATCAAGACTACGGCCGTGGCTAAAGATTGTGTGGTGGCTAGAATGGCAAAGCTCGTAGAAGAAGCACAGACCAATAAATCTAAAACCCAAAGATACATAGATCAGATAGCCAAGTATTACACACCAG CTGTGGTGGCTATTTGTATTGCTTTAGCAATACTTCCTTCTGTACTCAAACTCCACAACAGAAATCAATGGTACCACTTGGCTTTGGTTGCCTTGGTAAGTGCATGTCCATGTGCACTTGTGTTATCCACACCTGTTGCCATGTATTGTGCACTTTCAAAAGCCGCCACATCCGGCCTTCTGTTTAAAGGCACAGACTACCTGGAAACTCTTGCTAAAGTAAGGATCATGGCTTTTGACAAAACAGGGACCCTCACAAGGGGACAATTTTCAGTCACCCAATTCAACACTTTTCTGCAACATGTTGACCACAACACACTACTCTATTG GGTATCCAGCATTGAGGGTAAGTCCAGCCATCCAATGGCTACTGCTCTAACTGATTATGCATATTTACATTCAGTTACACCCAAGCCTGAGAGGGTGGAGCAGTTTCAGAATTTTCCTGGGGAAGGAATATATGGAAGAATAGATGGGATGGAGATATTTATAGGAAACAAGAAAATCTCTTCAAGAGCACAATGCACTACAG AGTTGGATGGTGATGGGTATGAAGGGAAATCCATTAGCTACATCTTTTTGGGATCATCTCCAGCTGGGATCTTTAGTCTAGCTGATGTTTGCCGAACAGGGGCAAAGGAAGCACTGGGAGAGCTGAAGTTAATGGGCATCAAAACCATAATGCTTACTGGAGACTGCTATGCAGCTGCTGTCCATGTACAAGATCAG TTAGGTGGTGCTTTGGAGGCATTTCATGCAGAACTCCTCCCAGAGGGCAAGGCAAAGCTGATCAAAGAATTCAAAAAGGAAGGGGCAACAGCCATGACAGGGGACGGTCTGAACGATGCCCCTGCATTAGCCACAGCAGATGTTGGGCTGTCAATGGGTGTTTCTGGCTCAGCCCTGGCCATGGAAACAGGCCATGTCATCCTCACATCCAATGACCTTGGAAGGATACCAAAAGCCATCAAACTTGCAAGAAGGGTCCGAAGGAAAATCATTGAAAATGTGATTGTTTCAATCACAATCAAGGCTGCAATTCTGGCAGTGGCCATATCAGGCCACCCCTTTGTCTGGGCAGCAGTGTTTGCAGATGTTGGGTCTTGCTTGATTGTCATCTTCAACAGCTTGCTCCTTCTTCGAGGACAACGAGCACCGCATtcacactcacacacacatcATAAACATGGACACAAgtgttgtagtagtagtagtactaaatcatcttcttcttctgttgTTTCACAACATACCCACCAACACCACTGCAAATCCTCTCATACAGAGTCACAACAGTGCCCAGAATCCACTGACAAGAAGGGGTGTCATTCTGAAGATAATCCCCACTCACAAATGGTTGCCATGGGCACTCAAGATATAGAATCAGGTAGGGATCATGGTCATGACTGCTCAAACCATCATCAACATGAGCATGACAAACATCATcatcagcagcagcagcagcagcattcAAACCATCATGAACATGAGCATGAtgaacatcatcatcatcatcatcatcatcatgttaAGGGAGTAGAAAAGAGGGAGATTGGGGGCTGTTGCAAGAGTTTTAGGAGCGAATGCTGTGGCAAAAGTAGTCATCACCATGGATCCAACTTTGGAGGAATCTTACCAGAAATAGTTGTTGAATGA
- the LOC116013619 gene encoding putative inactive cadmium/zinc-transporting ATPase HMA3 isoform X1, which yields MTAAGNTKNTTTTKHLTKTYLDVLGICCTSEVPMIEKILKPLDGVKEVSVIVPSKTVIVVHDSLLISDHQIVRALNKARLEASVRVNGGKQQRIKWPSPFAICCGILLLFSFLKYIYEPLKWLAVVSAVVGAIPITLKAFASLRNLNIDINILMLIAVVGSLILRDYWEAATIVFLFTISEWLQSTATHQAKDVMSSLVNVVPQKALLAETGEQVNANEVKLNSIVAVKAGEVIPIDGIVVDGECEVDEKTLTGESFPVTKQKHSTVWAATINLNGYINIKTTAVAKDCVVARMAKLVEEAQTNKSKTQRYIDQIAKYYTPAVVAICIALAILPSVLKLHNRNQWYHLALVALVSACPCALVLSTPVAMYCALSKAATSGLLFKGTDYLETLAKVRIMAFDKTGTLTRGQFSVTQFNTFLQHVDHNTLLYWVSSIEGKSSHPMATALTDYAYLHSVTPKPERVEQFQNFPGEGIYGRIDGMEIFIGNKKISSRAQCTTVPELDGDGYEGKSISYIFLGSSPAGIFSLADVCRTGAKEALGELKLMGIKTIMLTGDCYAAAVHVQDQLGGALEAFHAELLPEGKAKLIKEFKKEGATAMTGDGLNDAPALATADVGLSMGVSGSALAMETGHVILTSNDLGRIPKAIKLARRVRRKIIENVIVSITIKAAILAVAISGHPFVWAAVFADVGSCLIVIFNSLLLLRGQRAPHSHSHTHHKHGHKCCSSSSTKSSSSSVVSQHTHQHHCKSSHTESQQCPESTDKKGCHSEDNPHSQMVAMGTQDIESGRDHGHDCSNHHQHEHDKHHHQQQQQQHSNHHEHEHDEHHHHHHHHHVKGVEKREIGGCCKSFRSECCGKSSHHHGSNFGGILPEIVVE from the exons ATGACTGCAGCTGGCAACACCAAAAACACTACCACAACAAAACATCTCACCAAGACATACTTAGATGTTCTGGGGATTTGTTGCACGTCCGAGGTTCCTATGATAGAGAAGATCCTTAAGCCTCTCGACGGAGTAAAAGAGGTTTCTGTCATCGTCCCCTCCAAGACTGTCATTGTTGTCCATGACTCTCTCCTCATCTCAGACCACCAGATTG TGAGGGCATTAAACAAAGCAAGGTTGGAGGCAAGTGTAAGAGTGAATGGTGGGAAGCAACAGAGGATAAAGTGGCCAAGCCCCTTTGCCATTTGCTGTGGAATTTTGCTGCTTTTCTCCTTCCTAAAGTACATTTATGAGCCGCTCAAATGGCTTGCTGTTGTGTCTGCTGTGGTGGGTGCAATTCCAATCACTCTGAAGGCTTTCGCCTCACTTCGGAATCTCAATATTGATATCAACATTCTCATGCTAATTGCAG TTGTAGGATCTCTTATTCTACGTGATTACTGGGAAGCTGCGACCATTGTGTTCTTATTCACCATTTCAGAATGGCTCCAGTCCACTGCCACTCACCAG gcaaagGATGTTATGTCATCACTGGTGAATGTAGTCCCTCAAAAGGCGTTGCTAGCTGAAACTGGGGAACAAGTGAATGCTAATGAGGTGAAGTTGAACAGCATTGTTGCAGTTAAGGCTGGTGAAGTGATACCCATTGATGGGATTGTTGTGGATGGGGAATGCGAAGTGGATGAGAAAACACTCACTGGGGAATCATTTCCTGTTACAAAGCAAAAACACTCTACAGTTTGGGCTGCCACAATAAATCTCAATG GGTACATTAACATCAAGACTACGGCCGTGGCTAAAGATTGTGTGGTGGCTAGAATGGCAAAGCTCGTAGAAGAAGCACAGACCAATAAATCTAAAACCCAAAGATACATAGATCAGATAGCCAAGTATTACACACCAG CTGTGGTGGCTATTTGTATTGCTTTAGCAATACTTCCTTCTGTACTCAAACTCCACAACAGAAATCAATGGTACCACTTGGCTTTGGTTGCCTTGGTAAGTGCATGTCCATGTGCACTTGTGTTATCCACACCTGTTGCCATGTATTGTGCACTTTCAAAAGCCGCCACATCCGGCCTTCTGTTTAAAGGCACAGACTACCTGGAAACTCTTGCTAAAGTAAGGATCATGGCTTTTGACAAAACAGGGACCCTCACAAGGGGACAATTTTCAGTCACCCAATTCAACACTTTTCTGCAACATGTTGACCACAACACACTACTCTATTG GGTATCCAGCATTGAGGGTAAGTCCAGCCATCCAATGGCTACTGCTCTAACTGATTATGCATATTTACATTCAGTTACACCCAAGCCTGAGAGGGTGGAGCAGTTTCAGAATTTTCCTGGGGAAGGAATATATGGAAGAATAGATGGGATGGAGATATTTATAGGAAACAAGAAAATCTCTTCAAGAGCACAATGCACTACAG TTCCAGAGTTGGATGGTGATGGGTATGAAGGGAAATCCATTAGCTACATCTTTTTGGGATCATCTCCAGCTGGGATCTTTAGTCTAGCTGATGTTTGCCGAACAGGGGCAAAGGAAGCACTGGGAGAGCTGAAGTTAATGGGCATCAAAACCATAATGCTTACTGGAGACTGCTATGCAGCTGCTGTCCATGTACAAGATCAG TTAGGTGGTGCTTTGGAGGCATTTCATGCAGAACTCCTCCCAGAGGGCAAGGCAAAGCTGATCAAAGAATTCAAAAAGGAAGGGGCAACAGCCATGACAGGGGACGGTCTGAACGATGCCCCTGCATTAGCCACAGCAGATGTTGGGCTGTCAATGGGTGTTTCTGGCTCAGCCCTGGCCATGGAAACAGGCCATGTCATCCTCACATCCAATGACCTTGGAAGGATACCAAAAGCCATCAAACTTGCAAGAAGGGTCCGAAGGAAAATCATTGAAAATGTGATTGTTTCAATCACAATCAAGGCTGCAATTCTGGCAGTGGCCATATCAGGCCACCCCTTTGTCTGGGCAGCAGTGTTTGCAGATGTTGGGTCTTGCTTGATTGTCATCTTCAACAGCTTGCTCCTTCTTCGAGGACAACGAGCACCGCATtcacactcacacacacatcATAAACATGGACACAAgtgttgtagtagtagtagtactaaatcatcttcttcttctgttgTTTCACAACATACCCACCAACACCACTGCAAATCCTCTCATACAGAGTCACAACAGTGCCCAGAATCCACTGACAAGAAGGGGTGTCATTCTGAAGATAATCCCCACTCACAAATGGTTGCCATGGGCACTCAAGATATAGAATCAGGTAGGGATCATGGTCATGACTGCTCAAACCATCATCAACATGAGCATGACAAACATCATcatcagcagcagcagcagcagcattcAAACCATCATGAACATGAGCATGAtgaacatcatcatcatcatcatcatcatcatgttaAGGGAGTAGAAAAGAGGGAGATTGGGGGCTGTTGCAAGAGTTTTAGGAGCGAATGCTGTGGCAAAAGTAGTCATCACCATGGATCCAACTTTGGAGGAATCTTACCAGAAATAGTTGTTGAATGA
- the LOC116013757 gene encoding putative inactive cadmium/zinc-transporting ATPase HMA3 isoform X2 gives MVTGNRIAGNNNLTKTSHFDALGICCSSEASLIEKIVKPLEGVVEVSVVIPTKTVVVVHHSLIISEQQIERAINRGGFEASVRVNGVKNNNAEKWPSPHSICCGVLLLLSLLTYVYEPFKWLAVGAAAVGSIPIFLRALKALLNLTLDINTLMFIAVIGSIALQDYWEAATIAFLFTIAEWLESRATHQAVAVLSSLVDVVPQRAVLAETGEELNADKVELNTLLSVKTGEMVPIDGIVVEGECEVDEKTLTGEPFPVAKQKDSTVWAGTINLNGYINIKTTAVAKDCVVARMAKLVEDAQNNKSKTQRYIDKIAKYYTPVIVVISASLAIVPASLRLDNRNEWYRLALVTLVTACPCALVLSTPIAMFCALSKAATLGLLFKGAEYLETLAKIKVMAFDKTGTVTRGQFTVTHFKTLMDGLSHNTLLYWVSSIESKSSHPMATAVIDYAYSHSVEPMGESVEGFQNFPGEGIYGRIDGREIYIGNKKISSRAGCTTELCDDTIEGKSMSYVFLGSSPAGCFSLSDVCRGGVQEALEELNSMGIQTVMLTGDCYTAANHAQDQLGGAFEAFHAELLPEEKARYIRGFQKEAATAMIGDGVNDAPALATADIGISMGVSGSALAMETGHIILMTNDVGRIPMAVQLARRVGRKIVENMILSVTMKAAVLALAVAGYPLVWAAVVSDVGSCLIVIFNSMLLLQGSRSTISGPQNSCKSSHSCQQPCCPSTENLQNTCDSICESTSDLEEPLLTSQNHCHANHSTNHCNSLNKDDKGTKPCCKSQRIDQACSPEFTTGNVECAAIDASCKARQVGCCQSFRKECCSKSSQFGGCLSEILIE, from the exons ATGGTGACAGGTAATAGAATTGCAGGAAACAATAATCTGACAAAGACGAGCCACTTTGATGCTTTGGGAATTTGCTGTTCGTCTGAGGCTTCACTGATAGAGAAGATTGTGAAGCCTCTGGAGGGAGTGGTAGAGGTTTCAGTCGTCATCCCAACCAAAACCGTTGTCGTCGTCCATCATTCTCTCATCATCTCTGAGCAACAGATTG AGAGGGCAATAAATAGAGGAGGGTTTGAGGCAAGCGTGAGAGTGAATGGAGTGAAGAATAATAATGCAGAAAAGTGGCCAAGTCCCCATTCAATATGCTGTGGAGTTTTACTATTGCTCTCATTGCTAACATATGTTTATGAACCCTTCAAATGGCTGGCGGTTGGAGCTGCCGCAGTGGGCAGCATACCCATCTTCCTAAGGGCCCTCAAAGCTCTGCTCAATCTAACTCTTGATATAAACACTCTTATGTTTATTGCAG TTATCGGATCAATTGCTCTACAAGACTACTGGGAAGCTGCTACAATTGCTTTCCTTTTCACCATTGCAGAATGGCTAGAATCCAGGGCAACTCACCAG GCTGTGGCTGTTCTTTCATCACTGGTTGATGTTGTCCCTCAAAGAGCTGTGTTAGCTGAAACTGGTGAAGAGCTAAATGCTGATAAAGTAGAATTGAACACCCTTCTTTCTGTCAAGACTGGAGAAATGGTACCAATTGATGGAATTGTTGTTGAAGGGGAATGCGAAGTAGATGAAAAAACTTTGACTGGTGAACCCTTTCCTGTTGCAAAGCAGAAGGACTCAACCGTTTGGGCTGGCACAATCAATCTTAATG GGTACATCAACATCAAGACTACTGCTGTAGCAAAGGATTGTGTTGTGGCTAGAATGGCAAAGCTTGTAGAAGatgcccaaaacaataaatcTAAAACCCAAAGATACATAGACAAGATTGCCAAGTACTACACACCAG TTATAGTGGTTATTTCAGCTTCTCTGGCAATAGTTCCTGCTTCACTCAGACTTGACAATCGAAACGAATGGTACCGCTTGGCTTTGGTTACCTTGGTGACTGCCTGTCCTTGTGCACTTGTTCTATCTACTCCCATTGCCATGTTCTGTGCACTTTCGAAGGCGGCGACTTTAGGTCTTTTGTTTAAAGGGGCAGAATACCTTGAAACTCTTGCTAAGATAAAGGTCATGGCTTTTGACAAAACAGGGACAGTAACAAGGGGCCAATTTACAGTCACACACTTCAAGACTCTTATGGATGGTTTAAGCCACAATACATTGCTTTACTG GGTTTCAAGCATTGAGAGTAAGTCTAGTCATCCAATGGCTACTGCTGTGATAGACTATGCATATTCTCATTCAGTTGAGCCCATGGGAGAGAGTGTGGAGGGATTTCAGAATTTTCCTGGAGAGGGAATTTATGGAAGAATAGATGGGAGGGAAATCTACATAGGAAACAAGAAAATATCTTCAAGAGCAGGATGCACTACAG AGCTTTGTGATGACACTATAGAAGGCAAGTCCATGAGTTATGTGTTTCTGGGGTCATCTCCTGCTGGATGCTTTAGCCTGTCTGATGTTTGCCGAGGAGGTGTACAAGAAGCACTTGAAGAGCTAAACTCAATGGGCATCCAAACTGTAATGCTCACAGGAGACTGCTACACAGCTGCAAATCATGCACAAGATCAA TTAGGTGGTGCATTTGAGGCTTTTCATGCAGAACTCCTCCCGGAAGAAAAGGCGAGATACATCAGAGGCTTTCAGAAAGAAGCAGCAACAGCGATGATAGGGGACGGTGTGAATGATGCTCCTGCATTAGCCACAGCTGATATTGGCATCTCGATGGGTGTTTCTGGATCCGCGCTTGCCATGGAAACAGGCCATATCATCCTCATGACCAACGACGTTGGAAGGATACCGATGGCCGTTCAACTTGCAAGACGGGTTGGAAGGAAAATCGTTGAGAACATGATTTTGTCTGTCACTATGAAGGCTGCTGTATTGGCATTGGCTGTTGCAGGTTATCCTCTCGTCTGGGCTGCCGTGGTTTCTGATGTTGGATCCTGCTTGATTGTAATCTTTAACAGTATGCTACTTCTTCAAGGATCAAGATCAACCATATCTGGACCTCAAAACTCCTGCAAATCATCTCATTCTTGCCAGCAGCCCTGCTGCCCTAGTACAGAAAATTTGCAAAACACAT GTGACAGCATTTGTGAAAGCACTTCAGATTTGGAAGAGCCATTGTTGACATCACAGAATCATTGCCATGCCAACCATTCCACAAATCACTGCAACAGCCTTAACAAAGATGATAAAGGAACAAAACCATGTTGCAAATCTCAACGAATCGATCAGGCGTGCAGTCCAGAATTTACTACAGGTAATGTGGAGTGTGCTGCTATTGATGCATCATGCAAGGCGCGACAAGTTGGTTGTTGCCAGAGCTTTAGGAAAGAATGTTGTTCTAAAAGCAGTCAATTTGGAGGATGCTTATCAGAAATTCttattgaataa
- the LOC116013757 gene encoding putative inactive cadmium/zinc-transporting ATPase HMA3 isoform X1 — protein sequence MVTGNRIAGNNNLTKTSHFDALGICCSSEASLIEKIVKPLEGVVEVSVVIPTKTVVVVHHSLIISEQQIERAINRGGFEASVRVNGVKNNNAEKWPSPHSICCGVLLLLSLLTYVYEPFKWLAVGAAAVGSIPIFLRALKALLNLTLDINTLMFIAVIGSIALQDYWEAATIAFLFTIAEWLESRATHQAVAVLSSLVDVVPQRAVLAETGEELNADKVELNTLLSVKTGEMVPIDGIVVEGECEVDEKTLTGEPFPVAKQKDSTVWAGTINLNGYINIKTTAVAKDCVVARMAKLVEDAQNNKSKTQRYIDKIAKYYTPVIVVISASLAIVPASLRLDNRNEWYRLALVTLVTACPCALVLSTPIAMFCALSKAATLGLLFKGAEYLETLAKIKVMAFDKTGTVTRGQFTVTHFKTLMDGLSHNTLLYWVSSIESKSSHPMATAVIDYAYSHSVEPMGESVEGFQNFPGEGIYGRIDGREIYIGNKKISSRAGCTTVPELCDDTIEGKSMSYVFLGSSPAGCFSLSDVCRGGVQEALEELNSMGIQTVMLTGDCYTAANHAQDQLGGAFEAFHAELLPEEKARYIRGFQKEAATAMIGDGVNDAPALATADIGISMGVSGSALAMETGHIILMTNDVGRIPMAVQLARRVGRKIVENMILSVTMKAAVLALAVAGYPLVWAAVVSDVGSCLIVIFNSMLLLQGSRSTISGPQNSCKSSHSCQQPCCPSTENLQNTCDSICESTSDLEEPLLTSQNHCHANHSTNHCNSLNKDDKGTKPCCKSQRIDQACSPEFTTGNVECAAIDASCKARQVGCCQSFRKECCSKSSQFGGCLSEILIE from the exons ATGGTGACAGGTAATAGAATTGCAGGAAACAATAATCTGACAAAGACGAGCCACTTTGATGCTTTGGGAATTTGCTGTTCGTCTGAGGCTTCACTGATAGAGAAGATTGTGAAGCCTCTGGAGGGAGTGGTAGAGGTTTCAGTCGTCATCCCAACCAAAACCGTTGTCGTCGTCCATCATTCTCTCATCATCTCTGAGCAACAGATTG AGAGGGCAATAAATAGAGGAGGGTTTGAGGCAAGCGTGAGAGTGAATGGAGTGAAGAATAATAATGCAGAAAAGTGGCCAAGTCCCCATTCAATATGCTGTGGAGTTTTACTATTGCTCTCATTGCTAACATATGTTTATGAACCCTTCAAATGGCTGGCGGTTGGAGCTGCCGCAGTGGGCAGCATACCCATCTTCCTAAGGGCCCTCAAAGCTCTGCTCAATCTAACTCTTGATATAAACACTCTTATGTTTATTGCAG TTATCGGATCAATTGCTCTACAAGACTACTGGGAAGCTGCTACAATTGCTTTCCTTTTCACCATTGCAGAATGGCTAGAATCCAGGGCAACTCACCAG GCTGTGGCTGTTCTTTCATCACTGGTTGATGTTGTCCCTCAAAGAGCTGTGTTAGCTGAAACTGGTGAAGAGCTAAATGCTGATAAAGTAGAATTGAACACCCTTCTTTCTGTCAAGACTGGAGAAATGGTACCAATTGATGGAATTGTTGTTGAAGGGGAATGCGAAGTAGATGAAAAAACTTTGACTGGTGAACCCTTTCCTGTTGCAAAGCAGAAGGACTCAACCGTTTGGGCTGGCACAATCAATCTTAATG GGTACATCAACATCAAGACTACTGCTGTAGCAAAGGATTGTGTTGTGGCTAGAATGGCAAAGCTTGTAGAAGatgcccaaaacaataaatcTAAAACCCAAAGATACATAGACAAGATTGCCAAGTACTACACACCAG TTATAGTGGTTATTTCAGCTTCTCTGGCAATAGTTCCTGCTTCACTCAGACTTGACAATCGAAACGAATGGTACCGCTTGGCTTTGGTTACCTTGGTGACTGCCTGTCCTTGTGCACTTGTTCTATCTACTCCCATTGCCATGTTCTGTGCACTTTCGAAGGCGGCGACTTTAGGTCTTTTGTTTAAAGGGGCAGAATACCTTGAAACTCTTGCTAAGATAAAGGTCATGGCTTTTGACAAAACAGGGACAGTAACAAGGGGCCAATTTACAGTCACACACTTCAAGACTCTTATGGATGGTTTAAGCCACAATACATTGCTTTACTG GGTTTCAAGCATTGAGAGTAAGTCTAGTCATCCAATGGCTACTGCTGTGATAGACTATGCATATTCTCATTCAGTTGAGCCCATGGGAGAGAGTGTGGAGGGATTTCAGAATTTTCCTGGAGAGGGAATTTATGGAAGAATAGATGGGAGGGAAATCTACATAGGAAACAAGAAAATATCTTCAAGAGCAGGATGCACTACAG TTCCAGAGCTTTGTGATGACACTATAGAAGGCAAGTCCATGAGTTATGTGTTTCTGGGGTCATCTCCTGCTGGATGCTTTAGCCTGTCTGATGTTTGCCGAGGAGGTGTACAAGAAGCACTTGAAGAGCTAAACTCAATGGGCATCCAAACTGTAATGCTCACAGGAGACTGCTACACAGCTGCAAATCATGCACAAGATCAA TTAGGTGGTGCATTTGAGGCTTTTCATGCAGAACTCCTCCCGGAAGAAAAGGCGAGATACATCAGAGGCTTTCAGAAAGAAGCAGCAACAGCGATGATAGGGGACGGTGTGAATGATGCTCCTGCATTAGCCACAGCTGATATTGGCATCTCGATGGGTGTTTCTGGATCCGCGCTTGCCATGGAAACAGGCCATATCATCCTCATGACCAACGACGTTGGAAGGATACCGATGGCCGTTCAACTTGCAAGACGGGTTGGAAGGAAAATCGTTGAGAACATGATTTTGTCTGTCACTATGAAGGCTGCTGTATTGGCATTGGCTGTTGCAGGTTATCCTCTCGTCTGGGCTGCCGTGGTTTCTGATGTTGGATCCTGCTTGATTGTAATCTTTAACAGTATGCTACTTCTTCAAGGATCAAGATCAACCATATCTGGACCTCAAAACTCCTGCAAATCATCTCATTCTTGCCAGCAGCCCTGCTGCCCTAGTACAGAAAATTTGCAAAACACAT GTGACAGCATTTGTGAAAGCACTTCAGATTTGGAAGAGCCATTGTTGACATCACAGAATCATTGCCATGCCAACCATTCCACAAATCACTGCAACAGCCTTAACAAAGATGATAAAGGAACAAAACCATGTTGCAAATCTCAACGAATCGATCAGGCGTGCAGTCCAGAATTTACTACAGGTAATGTGGAGTGTGCTGCTATTGATGCATCATGCAAGGCGCGACAAGTTGGTTGTTGCCAGAGCTTTAGGAAAGAATGTTGTTCTAAAAGCAGTCAATTTGGAGGATGCTTATCAGAAATTCttattgaataa